One window from the genome of Moraxella nasibovis encodes:
- a CDS encoding glycosyltransferase — MQPLLSIIIPCYNHEHYVQDCIHSIIDQDYQNIELIIIDDGSKDNSVQKIEQMKPLCEDRFVRFKFHHRPNKGLCATLNEALTWCQGKYLSIIASDDMMLPKKSSIQVEYLEDNPKITSVSANLEFINHNNSITGRTNQIQKEYHFDETLIHNHLFAPSQMHHLSAIKNIGGFDENIMIEDWYLWLRLLDNDYRVVFLEDVLVQYRKHDDNMSANFTKMFQAEHQILSLYKNKPTYKQALYNLKRKEIKLNRDNGRKIHYYLSKIGLIIKYHLFNKA, encoded by the coding sequence ATGCAGCCCTTGTTAAGTATTATCATACCATGCTACAACCACGAACACTATGTTCAAGACTGCATTCATAGCATTATTGATCAAGATTATCAAAATATTGAGCTAATCATCATCGATGACGGCTCAAAAGATAATTCCGTGCAAAAAATTGAACAAATGAAACCGCTTTGCGAAGATAGATTTGTGCGTTTCAAATTCCATCACCGTCCAAACAAAGGACTGTGCGCTACATTAAATGAGGCTCTAACATGGTGTCAAGGAAAATATCTTAGCATTATCGCCTCTGACGATATGATGCTGCCAAAAAAATCTAGCATCCAAGTAGAATATCTGGAAGACAACCCTAAAATTACATCGGTTTCTGCAAATCTTGAATTTATCAATCACAACAACTCAATCACGGGACGCACCAATCAAATACAAAAAGAATATCATTTTGATGAAACCTTGATTCATAATCATCTATTCGCCCCCAGCCAAATGCATCATCTATCCGCAATAAAAAACATAGGTGGGTTTGATGAAAACATCATGATTGAAGATTGGTATCTATGGCTCAGACTATTAGATAACGATTATAGAGTAGTCTTTTTAGAAGATGTATTAGTACAGTATCGTAAGCACGATGATAATATGTCTGCTAATTTTACCAAAATGTTTCAAGCTGAACATCAAATTTTATCACTTTACAAAAATAAACCAACCTATAAGCAGGCACTATACAATCTTAAGAGAAAAGAGATAAAGCTGAATCGTGATAACGGTAGAAAAATACATTACTATCTATCGAAAATTGGCTTAATAATTAAG
- a CDS encoding acyltransferase: protein MLNKKIKNKIAHKLMKYYQKWRIAFYKIISNNKHLTLKNCRLNQPVQFVGNGKIKLDHVEFGVFPSPKFLSTYGYIEARNNDDIISINSGTIFNNQVEIIADKANIYIGKNCLIGLNFTAINSDFHGLAIQNRTNSNYLSADIKIGDNVFIGNNVTILKGVSIGDNCVIANGSIVTKSMPANSIIAGVPAHFIREIPGS, encoded by the coding sequence ATGCTCAATAAAAAAATCAAAAATAAGATTGCTCATAAGCTGATGAAATATTATCAAAAATGGCGAATTGCATTTTACAAAATCATTTCCAATAATAAACACTTAACTTTAAAAAATTGTCGACTTAATCAGCCTGTGCAATTTGTTGGTAATGGCAAAATAAAGCTTGATCATGTTGAATTTGGCGTATTTCCATCTCCAAAATTCCTCAGTACCTATGGATATATTGAAGCCAGAAATAATGATGATATCATCAGCATTAACTCAGGAACAATTTTTAATAATCAAGTAGAAATTATTGCAGACAAAGCAAATATTTACATTGGTAAAAATTGCTTAATCGGGCTAAATTTTACTGCGATAAATTCCGATTTTCACGGTTTAGCCATCCAAAACAGAACAAACAGCAATTATTTATCTGCTGATATTAAAATTGGAGATAATGTTTTTATTGGCAATAATGTAACAATTTTAAAAGGAGTGAGCATTGGTGATAATTGTGTCATAGCCAATGGATCTATTGTAACAAAATCAATGCCCGCCAATTCAATTATTGCAGGCGTACCAGCTCATTTTATTAGAGAAATTCCAGGAAGTTAA
- a CDS encoding DegT/DnrJ/EryC1/StrS family aminotransferase: protein MIPFLDLKQMNAQYRQELIDACTRVIDSGWYIMGKELTNFEQKFAHLCGVKHCIGVANGLDALILILRAYKELGKLQKGDEIIVPANTYIASILAISENDLTPVLVEPDPLSFNICPSSIKNAISDRTKGILAVHLYGQIAPMPEIMQIANMHNLLVIEDSAQAHLASIDSQKAGAWGHASGFSFYPGKNLGALGDAGVITTDDDELATLLKALRNYGSHQKYKNLIQGVNSRLDEIQAAMLSAKLNYLMQETIHRQTIANYYLDNIKNPYIQLPQKPIKDEQHVWHLFVIRTQYREQLQEYLSNRGIQTLIHYPIAPHKQQAYGEFNHLCLPITEQIHKEVLSLPISPVMTMREVQEVVDVCNQFGIQNAQ from the coding sequence ATGATTCCCTTTTTAGATTTAAAACAAATGAATGCCCAATACCGCCAAGAATTGATAGACGCTTGCACTCGTGTGATTGACTCTGGTTGGTATATTATGGGCAAAGAATTAACAAATTTTGAACAAAAATTCGCACACCTTTGTGGGGTAAAACATTGTATTGGCGTGGCAAACGGCTTGGATGCATTGATTTTAATTTTGAGAGCCTATAAAGAACTTGGTAAATTGCAAAAAGGCGATGAAATCATTGTGCCCGCCAATACTTATATTGCCAGCATTTTGGCGATTAGCGAAAACGACTTAACGCCTGTTTTGGTTGAGCCCGACCCACTCAGCTTTAATATTTGCCCAAGCAGTATCAAAAATGCCATTAGCGATAGAACAAAAGGCATTTTAGCGGTGCATTTGTATGGACAAATTGCTCCGATGCCTGAAATTATGCAGATTGCCAATATGCACAATTTACTAGTCATAGAAGATTCCGCCCAAGCTCACCTTGCCAGCATTGACAGCCAAAAAGCAGGGGCATGGGGTCATGCCTCAGGATTCAGTTTTTATCCTGGTAAAAATTTAGGAGCATTGGGCGATGCAGGAGTAATTACAACCGATGACGATGAATTGGCGACTTTGCTAAAAGCCTTGCGCAACTATGGTTCTCATCAAAAGTATAAAAACCTGATACAGGGGGTAAATAGCCGTCTTGATGAAATCCAAGCAGCAATGTTAAGCGCCAAATTAAATTACTTGATGCAAGAAACCATCCATCGTCAAACAATCGCTAATTACTATCTGGATAATATCAAAAATCCTTACATTCAGTTGCCGCAAAAACCGATTAAGGATGAACAACATGTCTGGCATTTATTTGTGATACGCACCCAGTACCGTGAGCAATTACAAGAATATCTAAGCAACCGAGGCATACAAACCTTAATTCACTATCCAATTGCTCCGCACAAACAGCAGGCATATGGTGAATTTAATCACTTATGCCTGCCAATTACAGAACAAATCCATAAAGAAGTGTTAAGCTTGCCAATTTCACCTGTGATGACGATGAGGGAAGTTCAAGAGGTAGTTGACGTTTGCAATCAATTTGGTATCCAAAATGCTCAATAA
- a CDS encoding WxcM-like domain-containing protein, whose product MSLIKLIDFKNLGDERGGLVALESYKNIPFDIKRVYYIFSTKTDVARGFHAHKELNQVLICVSGQCSVLLDNGKQKERMTLNKPSEGLIVEPEIWHEMHDFSEDCVLLVLASDYYDEGDYIRNYDEFLGYVNRPFIHHLADVQSKNIGQKTRIWQYAVILPNAQIGENCNICAHTLIENNVKIGNNTTIKSGVFIWDGVHIAENVFIGPNVSFTNDKHPRSKQYPEKFLSTIIEQGASIGANATLLPNIKVGKNAMVGAGAVVTKDVPDNAIVVGNPAYIKGYTK is encoded by the coding sequence ATGAGCTTAATTAAACTGATTGATTTTAAAAACTTGGGCGATGAGCGTGGTGGCTTGGTCGCCTTAGAGTCATACAAAAACATCCCTTTTGACATCAAACGAGTCTATTATATTTTTAGCACCAAGACCGATGTCGCTCGTGGATTTCATGCACATAAAGAACTGAATCAAGTTTTAATTTGTGTCAGCGGACAATGCTCAGTGCTGCTAGACAATGGCAAGCAAAAAGAGAGGATGACCTTAAACAAACCAAGCGAAGGGTTGATTGTAGAACCTGAAATTTGGCACGAGATGCACGATTTTTCAGAAGATTGCGTCTTATTGGTGTTGGCAAGTGATTATTATGACGAAGGTGATTATATTCGTAATTATGATGAATTTTTGGGATATGTTAACCGCCCTTTTATTCATCATTTAGCTGACGTACAATCAAAGAACATTGGACAAAAAACTCGAATTTGGCAATATGCGGTCATATTGCCAAATGCTCAAATTGGTGAAAACTGCAATATCTGTGCTCATACACTAATTGAAAACAATGTCAAAATTGGGAATAATACCACCATCAAATCAGGCGTTTTTATTTGGGATGGTGTACATATTGCCGAAAATGTATTTATCGGTCCAAATGTCAGCTTTACCAATGACAAACACCCGCGCTCCAAGCAATATCCAGAAAAATTTTTAAGCACAATTATTGAACAAGGAGCAAGTATTGGGGCAAACGCCACTTTATTACCGAATATTAAAGTCGGTAAAAATGCAATGGTTGGAGCGGGTGCAGTTGTTACCAAAGATGTGCCTGACAATGCTATTGTCGTTGGCAATCCTGCTTATATCAAAGGATATACAAAATGA
- the rfbA gene encoding glucose-1-phosphate thymidylyltransferase RfbA, producing MKGIILAGGSGTRLYPITKGVSKQLLPIYDKPMIYYPLSVLMLTGIRDILIITTPDDQDGFMRLLGDGSEFGVHLSYIAQPSPDGLAQAFILGEKFIDKDRVCLVLGDNIFYGQGFTPMLKNAAAKSKGATVFGYQVKDPERFGVVEFDNNNKVLSIEEKPKSPKSHFAVTGLYFYDNDVIEIAKQVKPSERGELEITSINQAYLNRGDLTVELLGRGFAWLDTGTHDSLLEAGQFVETLQKRQGYKVACLEEIAFNNGWLSSDELRSIGQKMSKNEYGQYLLSLVDDK from the coding sequence ATGAAAGGCATTATTTTAGCAGGAGGCTCAGGCACTCGCTTGTACCCGATCACCAAAGGCGTATCCAAACAGCTTTTGCCGATTTATGACAAGCCAATGATTTACTACCCTTTATCTGTACTGATGCTTACTGGTATTCGTGATATTTTAATCATCACCACGCCAGATGACCAAGATGGTTTTATGCGACTACTCGGCGATGGTTCGGAGTTTGGCGTACATCTTAGTTATATTGCCCAGCCCAGCCCGGACGGTTTGGCACAAGCTTTTATTTTGGGCGAGAAATTTATTGATAAGGACAGGGTTTGCCTTGTGCTTGGCGACAATATTTTTTATGGTCAAGGGTTTACCCCAATGCTAAAAAACGCAGCAGCCAAATCCAAAGGAGCGACTGTATTTGGCTATCAAGTCAAAGACCCTGAGCGGTTTGGTGTGGTAGAATTTGACAACAACAATAAAGTGCTGTCTATTGAAGAAAAGCCCAAAAGTCCTAAATCACACTTTGCGGTGACAGGCTTATATTTTTATGACAATGATGTGATTGAGATTGCTAAACAAGTCAAACCTTCTGAACGTGGGGAATTGGAAATTACCAGCATCAATCAGGCTTATTTAAACCGTGGTGATTTGACAGTGGAACTTTTGGGGCGTGGTTTTGCGTGGCTTGACACAGGCACGCATGACAGTTTGCTAGAAGCAGGTCAATTTGTAGAAACATTGCAAAAGCGCCAAGGCTATAAAGTAGCTTGTTTGGAAGAAATTGCTTTTAATAACGGCTGGCTATCGTCTGATGAGCTCAGATCTATTGGGCAAAAAATGAGTAAAAACGAATATGGACAATACCTGCTTTCACTGGTGGATGATAAATGA
- the rfbB gene encoding dTDP-glucose 4,6-dehydratase: MNILITGGAGFIGSAVIRHIITQTTDNVLNVDKLTYAGNLESLVSVSGSSRYQFSQTDICDKEALTHLFQTFRPDIIMHLAAESHVDRSIASSADFIQTNIIGTYMLLEVARQYYDNLDERQKATFRFHHISTDEVYGDLHGTTDLFTETTAYTPSSPYSASKASSDHLVRAWGRTYGLPVVITNCSNNYGYYHFPEKLIPLIILNALNGKPLPIYGDGLQIRDWLFVEDHARALYLVATQADNGKTYNIGGHNERRNIDVVHEICELLEELAPNKPNGVKHYKDLITHVKDRAGHDVRYAIDASKIERELGWRPQETFKSGIRKTVEWYLANQEWVKNVQSGEYRHWINKQYKS, encoded by the coding sequence GTGAATATCCTAATTACTGGCGGCGCTGGTTTTATCGGCTCAGCCGTTATCCGTCACATCATTACTCAAACAACCGACAATGTATTGAATGTAGATAAATTAACCTATGCAGGCAATTTAGAGTCTTTGGTCAGTGTAAGTGGCAGCTCACGTTACCAGTTTAGTCAAACCGATATCTGTGACAAAGAAGCACTTACCCACTTGTTCCAAACCTTTCGCCCAGACATTATTATGCACTTGGCAGCGGAAAGCCATGTGGATAGATCTATCGCAAGCTCGGCAGATTTTATTCAAACCAACATCATAGGCACCTATATGCTTCTAGAAGTTGCTCGCCAGTATTATGATAATTTAGACGAGAGGCAGAAGGCAACATTCAGATTTCACCATATCTCTACCGATGAAGTTTATGGTGATTTGCATGGCACGACAGATTTATTCACCGAGACCACCGCCTATACCCCAAGCTCACCCTACTCAGCAAGCAAAGCCAGCTCTGACCATTTAGTCAGAGCATGGGGGCGCACCTATGGCTTACCCGTGGTAATCACAAACTGCTCCAATAATTATGGATACTATCATTTTCCTGAAAAACTTATTCCGCTTATCATCTTAAATGCCCTAAACGGCAAACCTTTGCCAATCTATGGCGATGGCTTACAAATCCGTGATTGGTTGTTTGTAGAAGATCATGCCAGAGCGTTATATCTCGTGGCAACCCAAGCAGACAATGGAAAAACTTACAATATTGGCGGACATAACGAGCGGCGCAATATTGATGTAGTGCATGAAATATGTGAATTGTTAGAAGAGCTAGCCCCAAACAAACCAAACGGTGTAAAGCACTACAAAGACCTAATTACTCATGTCAAGGATCGTGCAGGGCACGATGTGCGCTACGCCATTGATGCCAGTAAAATTGAACGTGAACTAGGCTGGCGACCACAGGAAACCTTTAAAAGCGGGATACGCAAAACCGTAGAATGGTATTTAGCAAATCAAGAGTGGGTTAAAAATGTGCAAAGTGGCGAATATCGCCACTGGATCAACAAGCAGTACAAATCATAA
- a CDS encoding glycosyltransferase family 25 protein has translation MKNIVISLATAHDRRTHICQEFGKQGIDFEFFDAVSFADIDAVCDRLGFDNIKQTHHLANGEKGCFLSHLSLWQKLLDDDIEWLAIFEDDVHLGENAHLFLNRSDWLSGAFGLVKIEHFYPKLHLGKAIASHHGREVYPLLSANLGTAGYVIHKNTAHHLLKILKNISADDIIAIDHFMFAQMIENQSIFIAQLSPALCIQSDRLDPNTALVSDINAERRARMDSEKQKRTLLQKVKREFGRVFKQINQDKDSKQMVEFR, from the coding sequence ATGAAAAATATCGTCATCAGTCTTGCCACCGCCCATGACAGACGCACGCACATTTGCCAAGAATTTGGTAAACAAGGCATTGATTTTGAGTTTTTTGATGCGGTTAGTTTTGCCGACATTGATGCGGTATGCGACCGTTTGGGATTTGATAACATCAAACAAACCCACCACCTTGCCAATGGCGAAAAAGGCTGTTTTTTAAGCCATCTTTCACTGTGGCAAAAACTGCTTGATGATGACATAGAGTGGCTTGCCATCTTTGAAGATGATGTGCATTTGGGCGAAAATGCCCATCTGTTTTTAAATCGTTCCGACTGGCTAAGCGGTGCGTTTGGCTTGGTTAAGATTGAGCATTTTTATCCAAAACTACATCTGGGCAAGGCGATCGCAAGCCATCACGGTAGAGAGGTTTATCCTTTATTAAGCGCCAATCTTGGCACGGCAGGCTATGTCATTCACAAAAATACAGCCCATCATTTATTAAAAATTCTTAAAAATATCTCTGCCGATGACATCATTGCCATCGATCATTTTATGTTTGCTCAGATGATTGAAAATCAATCAATATTCATCGCCCAGCTCAGCCCAGCACTATGCATTCAAAGCGATAGGCTTGACCCAAACACCGCTTTGGTAAGCGACATCAATGCCGAACGCCGAGCCAGAATGGACAGCGAAAAACAAAAACGCACCCTGTTGCAAAAAGTGAAGCGAGAGTTTGGGCGAGTGTTTAAACAAATCAATCAAGATAAAGATTCAAAACAGATGGTGGAGTTTAGATAA
- a CDS encoding glycosyltransferase, which yields MNEQLPSINALWIGGSLGKISSACLTSFLKHGHQVNLYAYDEMADLPQGINVLDANQILGKSKIFRHHKRGSYAPFSDVFRYNMLKQISNGIYVDCDVYCLKPMTLPDHGYLLGYENPSIISNAVLALPQDSELLDILIHLTSQPYFTPEWYSGYDKLRLKIKRLFGHANTLGKMGWGVTGPSAVTHYVNKLQLNHLVQPVDVLYPIQHHETGKLLDPNIDIKDAITNQSVCVHLYNETIRHLNLDEISPDCILAKMLDNQV from the coding sequence ATGAATGAGCAATTACCAAGCATTAATGCCCTATGGATTGGCGGCAGTCTAGGGAAAATTTCATCAGCTTGCCTAACTTCCTTTTTAAAGCACGGACACCAAGTCAATCTGTACGCTTATGACGAGATGGCTGACTTGCCCCAAGGGATCAATGTGCTTGATGCCAATCAAATCTTGGGCAAATCCAAAATTTTTAGACATCACAAAAGGGGCAGCTATGCACCGTTTTCCGATGTTTTTCGCTATAATATGCTAAAACAAATCAGCAATGGCATTTATGTGGATTGCGATGTGTACTGCCTAAAACCTATGACACTCCCAGATCATGGCTATCTGCTCGGCTACGAAAACCCCAGTATCATCAGCAATGCCGTTCTTGCCCTGCCCCAAGATAGCGAGTTACTTGACATCTTGATTCATCTGACCAGCCAGCCTTATTTTACCCCCGAATGGTATTCAGGCTATGATAAGCTTAGACTGAAAATCAAACGCCTATTTGGTCATGCTAACACCTTAGGAAAGATGGGCTGGGGAGTGACAGGTCCGAGTGCCGTCACGCACTATGTCAATAAATTACAACTCAACCATCTGGTGCAGCCCGTAGATGTCCTATACCCCATTCAACATCACGAAACGGGCAAACTGCTAGACCCAAATATCGACATCAAGGACGCCATCACCAATCAAAGTGTTTGCGTGCATCTGTACAATGAAACCATCAGACATTTGAATTTGGATGAAATCTCTCCAGATTGCATTTTGGCAAAAATGCTGGATAATCAGGTATAA
- a CDS encoding glycosyltransferase family 25 protein, with product MKIYIINLEQSTDRLALQHKQFARLNLSFERLPAVSVTNISKEFYLTNIWHGQRLMKQTEMACFLSHKKAWELVVHHDEPCVILEDDALLTHDFAELLQDIERQNLNETVDFINLEVQPRKKIVSKAPIASLLNQEYRLYQLFLEKNGTGGYIIYPSGAKKLLNKAKTTLALADAFIYSCPDLKTTQIEPAALLQDVICPAYDIPVETPPHSIIGAIKNTIDFQPTLRHKLAFKKNRIFTQIKLGIKTIKALLLGEKREILVNRDKFL from the coding sequence ATGAAAATTTATATCATCAATTTGGAACAATCCACAGACAGACTTGCCTTGCAGCACAAACAATTTGCCAGACTCAATCTGTCATTTGAACGCTTACCTGCCGTGTCCGTCACCAACATCTCCAAAGAGTTTTATCTTACAAATATTTGGCACGGTCAGCGATTGATGAAACAAACCGAAATGGCGTGTTTTTTAAGCCATAAAAAGGCGTGGGAGCTGGTCGTCCATCATGACGAGCCTTGCGTCATTCTAGAAGATGATGCCCTACTTACGCATGACTTTGCCGAACTATTGCAAGACATCGAACGCCAAAATCTCAATGAAACCGTTGATTTCATCAATCTTGAAGTACAGCCCAGAAAAAAAATCGTCAGTAAAGCACCGATCGCCAGCCTTTTAAACCAAGAATACCGCTTATATCAATTATTCTTGGAAAAAAACGGCACAGGTGGCTACATCATTTATCCAAGCGGTGCAAAAAAACTGCTTAACAAAGCAAAAACCACCCTTGCTTTGGCGGATGCTTTTATTTATAGCTGCCCTGATTTAAAAACCACCCAAATTGAGCCTGCCGCACTTCTACAAGATGTCATCTGCCCTGCCTACGACATTCCTGTAGAAACGCCGCCGCACTCAATCATCGGTGCCATCAAAAACACCATCGACTTTCAGCCCACGCTTAGGCATAAGCTTGCCTTTAAGAAAAACCGCATTTTCACCCAAATAAAACTTGGCATCAAAACCATCAAAGCACTTCTACTGGGAGAAAAAAGAGAAATCCTGGTAAATAGGGATAAATTTTTATAG
- a CDS encoding Lrp/AsnC family transcriptional regulator, whose product MNTPTPTLDPTDKKLLAHLITNAQASISELADVVNLSATPTARRIKRLEELGIITGYHAHTSPAKLGYTLSVFVAVSMDKHTAERFGEFENKIREFDEVVSCSLVTGRTEDYLLKVMVKDMAHYEEFLLHRLSKIEGVSQLHTSFELREVFRRGVV is encoded by the coding sequence ATGAACACGCCAACACCCACCCTAGACCCCACCGACAAAAAACTGCTCGCCCATCTCATCACCAACGCCCAAGCCAGCATCAGCGAACTTGCCGATGTGGTCAATCTGTCTGCCACACCGACCGCAAGACGCATCAAACGGCTTGAAGAGCTGGGCATCATCACAGGCTATCACGCCCACACCAGCCCTGCCAAATTGGGCTACACGCTGTCAGTCTTTGTGGCGGTGAGCATGGATAAGCATACTGCCGAGCGGTTTGGCGAATTTGAAAACAAAATCCGTGAATTTGACGAAGTGGTGTCGTGCAGTCTGGTGACAGGACGCACAGAAGACTACCTACTCAAAGTCATGGTCAAAGACATGGCTCATTATGAAGAATTTTTGCTCCATCGCTTGAGTAAAATTGAAGGGGTCAGTCAACTTCATACCAGTTTTGAATTAAGGGAAGTGTTTCGTAGGGGTGTGGTGTAA
- the leuA gene encoding 2-isopropylmalate synthase, producing MSQPAVSPKITPKNPAFDFTKYRPFEFAPHIPDRTWCDKRIEKAPIWASVDLRDGNQALIDPMTIEQKLKFFKLLVAVGFKEIEIGFPSAAQVEFDFTRLLIEGGHVPDDVTLQVLVQAREHLIERTFESLKGAKKAIVHVYNSTSKVQRDKVYQLDKDGIKAIAVNGATLLRDIAKRYPDTDWTFQYSPESFSQTETDFAVEVCQAVCDVWRPEDGQKVILNLPATVEASTPNLYADQIEYFCRHLPSRKDVIISLHTHNDRGCGVAASELGVMAGADRVEGTLLGNGERTGNMDILTMAMNLYTQGIDPELDLSQVSEIVQVATECTNLPVHPRHAYVGELVFTAFSGSHQDAIKKSLDYNEKHPETEKHWDVAYLPIDPVHIGRSYQDVVRINSQSGKGGAAYILQRHYGFDLPRWTQIDFAKVVQNEAETLARELKTEELLDIFTRTFLTQETFKLSDYQINNKGGEVSFQGQVATTDEVLEIIGQGNGALSAFIDGLVKVTGKEIHVTNYSEHAINTKATVSVLDDELGDNQTHSAAASYVQLNVAGKVYSGIGVCNSTVSSMLKAVLSALSQAW from the coding sequence ATGAGTCAGCCAGCCGTTTCTCCAAAAATCACCCCAAAAAATCCAGCCTTCGACTTTACCAAGTACCGTCCTTTTGAATTTGCACCGCACATTCCAGACCGTACTTGGTGCGACAAACGCATTGAAAAAGCCCCAATCTGGGCGAGCGTGGATTTGCGTGATGGCAACCAAGCCTTGATTGACCCGATGACCATTGAGCAAAAGTTGAAGTTTTTTAAATTGCTTGTGGCAGTGGGCTTTAAGGAAATTGAAATCGGTTTTCCGTCTGCCGCCCAAGTGGAGTTTGACTTCACACGCCTTTTGATTGAAGGTGGTCATGTGCCTGATGATGTGACTTTGCAGGTATTGGTGCAGGCTCGTGAGCATTTGATTGAGCGTACTTTTGAGAGCTTGAAAGGTGCCAAAAAAGCCATTGTTCATGTCTATAACAGTACTTCAAAAGTACAGCGAGATAAGGTGTATCAGCTTGACAAAGACGGCATTAAAGCGATTGCGGTCAATGGGGCGACCTTGCTACGAGACATTGCCAAACGCTATCCTGACACCGATTGGACTTTCCAATACAGCCCTGAGAGTTTTAGCCAGACTGAGACCGATTTTGCCGTAGAAGTCTGCCAAGCGGTGTGCGATGTGTGGCGACCCGAGGATGGTCAAAAGGTGATTTTAAATCTGCCTGCCACCGTAGAGGCAAGCACGCCAAATCTGTACGCCGACCAGATTGAGTATTTCTGCCGTCATTTGCCAAGTCGTAAAGATGTCATCATCAGCCTACACACGCACAACGACCGTGGCTGTGGCGTGGCGGCAAGTGAGCTTGGTGTGATGGCAGGGGCTGACCGTGTGGAAGGCACGCTTTTGGGCAATGGCGAGCGTACGGGCAACATGGACATTTTGACCATGGCGATGAACCTTTATACGCAAGGCATTGACCCTGAGCTGGATTTGTCGCAAGTGAGCGAGATTGTGCAAGTGGCGACCGAATGCACCAATTTGCCAGTGCACCCACGCCATGCCTATGTGGGCGAGCTTGTATTTACTGCGTTCTCAGGCTCGCACCAAGATGCGATTAAAAAATCACTTGACTATAATGAAAAGCACCCAGAAACCGAAAAACACTGGGATGTGGCGTATTTGCCGATTGACCCTGTGCATATTGGGCGTAGCTATCAAGATGTGGTGCGTATCAATAGTCAGTCTGGTAAGGGCGGGGCGGCGTATATTCTACAAAGACATTATGGCTTTGATTTGCCACGCTGGACGCAAATTGACTTTGCCAAAGTGGTGCAAAACGAGGCGGAGACTTTGGCTCGTGAGCTAAAAACTGAGGAACTCCTTGACATCTTCACTCGCACTTTCTTGACCCAAGAGACCTTTAAGCTCAGTGATTATCAAATCAATAATAAAGGCGGGGAAGTGTCATTCCAAGGGCAAGTCGCCACCACTGATGAAGTGCTAGAAATCATCGGTCAGGGCAATGGGGCGTTAAGTGCGTTCATTGATGGCTTGGTGAAAGTGACTGGCAAAGAAATCCATGTCACCAATTACTCTGAACACGCCATCAACACCAAAGCGACCGTGAGCGTGTTGGATGATGAGCTGGGCGACAATCAGACACACTCTGCGGCGGCGTCTTATGTACAGCTTAATGTGGCAGGCAAAGTGTATTCTGGGATTGGCGTGTGCAACAGCACGGTATCGTCCATGCTAAAAGCGGTGTTGTCGGCACTGTCGCAGGCGTGGTGA
- a CDS encoding phosphoribosyltransferase, which produces MEENRHYVIVDDVITQGGTLADLRAYIENYGGNVVLASTLNGRSNSAKLPITRATLGQLRKQAGRQIEQWWQEEFGYDFSKFTESEARYLAKQIHRHGIDTVRDTLIKTRPSGGL; this is translated from the coding sequence GTGGAAGAAAATCGCCATTATGTCATTGTTGATGATGTGATTACGCAAGGCGGTACGCTGGCAGATTTGCGAGCGTATATTGAAAATTATGGCGGTAATGTGGTATTGGCAAGCACCTTGAATGGCAGGTCAAATTCTGCTAAACTACCCATTACTAGAGCTACGCTTGGGCAGTTACGCAAACAAGCAGGTAGGCAGATTGAACAATGGTGGCAAGAGGAATTTGGTTATGACTTCTCAAAATTTACAGAATCAGAAGCAAGATACCTTGCAAAACAAATCCATCGGCATGGCATTGACACCGTCCGAGATACGCTCATTAAGACAAGACCTTCGGGAGGCTTATGA